The sequence below is a genomic window from Mycobacterium heidelbergense.
GCGACCCGCCGCCGGTCTCGGTGCCGTGGCTGCTCGGCGTGGCACGCCACAAGCTGGCCGATCACTATCGGCGCGGTCAGCAGCGGTTCACCGTGCCGGTCGCCGAACCGCCGGAGCCGGCCCTCGAAGCGGCCGGGGCGGCCGACGGCTGGGACGCCGAGGTGGATCGCATGGTCGCCGAAGCCGTGCTGGCTCGGCTGGCCGAGCCACATCGCACGGTGCTGGTGCTGCGCTACATGGACGACTGCTCCGTCGGCCAATGCGCGGAGCTGATCGGGCGCAGCGTGCACGCCACCGAAGCGCTGTTGGTCCGGGCCCGCCGCGCCTTCAAACAGCAGTACCCGGAAGGAGGCACGCCATGAGTCGGCAAGACCGCTCGGATCCGCTCAGCGTGCTGCACACCGATGACCTTCCGGTCCAACCCGATCCGGCCTTCGCCGCGCGCCTGCGCCGGCGACTGGAATCCGCGTCCGCCCTCCCGGACGGCGACGACCCGCGGCCGGCGGCGCTGCCCTACCTGAGCGTGGCGAACGCGCGCGCGGCAATCGCCTGGTACGCCGACGCGTTCGACGCCGTGGTGGTCGGCGAGCCAATTGTGATGGCCGACGGCCGAATTGGCCACGCGGAAATCATGATCGCCGACGGCGTGCTGTACCTGGCCGACGAACACCCGGAAATCGGGCTCAGGGCTCCCGCGCCCAACGCCGTCTCGGTCAGCCTGATGCTGCACGTCGCCGACACCGATGCCGCCCTGGGGAAGGCGCGGGCACACGGCGCCACCGTCGAGCGTGAGAGCTACGAAAACTACGGAACCCGGAACGCGACCATCATCGACCCGTTCGGTCACCGCTGGATGCTCAGCGGCCCCACGGCCGCGCCTGCCGGAATACGCCACGGCGACATCGGATACGTGTCGGTGTGGACCCCGGATGCCGGGTGCGCGGCCGCGTTCTACGCCCACGTCCTGGGCTGGACATACGATCGCGTGTCGCATCGGGTCACCAATACCGAACTGCCGACGGGTATTTCGGCCAACGCCGGACCGCCCACGCTGTTCTGCTGCTACGCCGTCGACGACGTGCGGGCGGCTCGCGCCGCGATAGCGGGGGCGGGTGGCGTCCCCGGCGAAATCCGCCACACCGACCACGGCACCCTGCTCGACGCCACCGACCCGCACGGCGTCGCGTTCGCGGTGTTCGAGCCGCCGGCCGGGCGAAAGCGCCCGGAACTCAACGGGTCCGGGCCCGGGGAGCTGTCCTACGTCACCTACTGGGTGCCGGATTCCGCCGGCTTCCGCGATTTCTACGGCCGGGTGCTGGGATGGACCTTTGAGCCCGGCCAGATGGCCGACGGCTGGCAGGTGGTGGGGACCCACCCGATGGCCGGCGCCGCCGGCGGCAGCGAGCGCCCCACGACGGTGCCGATGTGGACCGTGTCGGACATCGACGCGGCCGTGGCGCGGGTCCGCGAGGCCGGCGGCACCGTGGCGGCCGGGCCGGCCCGCCAGCCGTATGGGGTGACCGCCGAATGCGCCGACGATCAGGGCGGGCGGTTCTATCTCGGCGAGTTCTAGGGATTGGCGATCCGGATGGGCGCCCCGTCCAGCCAGGCCACCACGGCCTCGACGGCGTCTTCATAGCAGGCGCTGAGCATTTCGCGGGTGACGTACCCCAGGTGCGGCGACAAGGTGACGTTCGGGAGGCTGCGCAACGGATGGTCGGGCGGAAGCGGTTCGACGTCAAAGACGTCGAGCCCCGCACCGGCGATGCGCCCGGCCCTGAGCGCGTCGATGAGGGCGGCCTCGTCGACGATCGGGCCGCGGGAGGTGTTGATCAGGTAGGCATGCGGCTTCATCAGGGCCAGCTCGGGCCGTCCGACCAGGCCGCGGGTGCGCTCGGAGAGCACCACGTGGACGGAGACCACGTCGGACTCGGAGAACAGCGTCGCCTTCTCGACCCGGCGGGCGCCGGCCGCCGCCGCGGCCTCCTCGGTCAGGTTCTGGCTCCACGCGATGGCGTCCATGCCAAAGGCTTTCGCGTATGCGGCCATGCGCCTGCCGACCCTGCCGAGACCGAGCAGTCCGAGCGTCTTGCCGGACAGCGTCATGCCGGTGGTGGCCTGCCATCCGCCGTCCCGCATCCGGCGGTGCTCTTCGGCCAGGTTGCGCACCGTCGCGATCATCAACCCCCACGCGAATTCCGGGGTGGCGTCGCGGGCCGACCTGAATCGCGGATGGGCGAAGTCCGAGTGGGCGACCAGGACGCCGCGCTCGCTGGCCGCGGCCATGTCCAGGTTCGGCAGGCTCCTGCCGACTATGGTGATCAGCCTCAGGTTCGGTAGCCGCTCGATGAGGGTGCGCGGCAACGCCATTCGCTCGCGCACGGTGCAGATCACATCGAACGGCCGCAGCGCGTCCGCGGCCTCCGCCTCCGACAGGTGGCGGTCGAAGACCGTTACCTCGCAGCGGTCCCGGACCGGCGACCAGTCGGCGAGGTCGAGGGCCGCGCCGGCGTAATCGTCGAGTATCGCCACCTTGGGCATCGAGGCCTCAGCCCAGCACCTCGGCGATGGGCGTGGCGGCGGCGATCTTGGCGCGCAGCTTCATGACCTTGCCGGGCATCCCGCCGCCGACCACGCCGACCAGCACCCCGTCGCGCTCGTAATAGGCCAGGAACTTGCGCCCGTCGTCCTCGACGAGGTGGACGACATCGGTGGCTTCCGGCTCCCCCAGGCACTGGATCTTGACGTCGTATTGGTCGCTCCAGAAGTACGGCACGACCACGGCCGACGGCACGTCCTGCCCGAGCATCGCCGGCACCACCACGCGGGCCTGGTCGGCGACGTTGCTCCAATGTTCCACGCGTGCTTGGTGTCCCGTCGTGTCGCGCCAGGACGCGACGTCGCCCAGCGCCCACACGTTCGGCGCGCTGGTGCGCCCGGCCTCGTCGCAGACGACGCCGTTGTCGACGCCGACGCCGCTGCCCTCGAGCCACCCGGTCGCCGGACGCGATCCGATGCCGATGAGGACCAGGTCGGCGGCCAGCTCGGTGCCGTCGCTCAGCACCACGGTGTCGACGTGCCCCCGGCCGCGAACTTCCGCCACGCCGACGCCCAGCCGGACGTCGACGCCCTCGTCGCGGTGCAGCCGCGCCACCAGCTGACCGATCCGCTCGCCGAGCACCGCGGCCAGCGGCGTGGGCTGCGGCTCGACCAGCACCACCTCCACGCCCAGGCTGCGCAGGCTGGCCGCCACCTCGCAGCCGATGAAGCCGGCGCCGATGACGACGGCTCGCCGCGCGGCGGACGCGTGCTCGCGCAGCGCCATGCTCTCGTCGAACGAGCGCAGCACCCGAATGCCCTCGAGGTCCGGCAACGCCGGAATGCGCCGCGGCACCAGCCCGGTGGCGATGACGAGTTCGTCGTAGCCGAGCTCGGTTCCGTCGTCGAGCATCACTACCTGCCGGGCCGTGTCGAGACCGGTGGCGGCCGAGCCCAGTCGCAGGGTGATGCCCTTCTCGTCGTACCACTCGCGCGGCTTGAGGGCCACGTCGTCGACCTCTTTGCGGAGCACCTCCTTGGACAGCGGCGGGCGGTCGTAGGGCAGATGCACCTCGTCGCTGACGATCGTGATGCGGCCGGCGTATTGCGATCGACGCAGTTGCTCGGCGGTGCGGGCGGCAGCGAGCCCGCCGCCGACGATCACGATGCCTTGTTCGGTCACGTGGTGTTCATACCACGATCGCCGGTCAGTACTTTAGGGCACCCTTATCCACGGGGATCTGCGTGCCCGACAGCGTGCCGGAGGCGTCACCGGCGAGCCAGACCACGACATCGGATACCTCATCGGGTGTCATAAATCCCGTGGGCTGCAACGGCATTGGCGGGAAGCTGTGCACAAAACTGGGGTGCTTGGCGAATATCTCCATCATCGCCTCCGGCTCGATCATCGGCGTGTCGACCGAGTAGGGGTGGATGGAGTTGACCCGGATGTTGTATTCGCCGAGTTCGATCGCCAGCGTGTTGGTGAGCGCGGTGAGCCCGTACTTGCTGGCCGCGTAGTGGCCGTTGCCCGGCGTGGCCTTCAGACCCGCCGACGAGCTGACGACCACGATGGAACCGCCGTTGCCGGCCTCGATCATCGCGGGCACGGCGGCGCGCAGGGTGCGCCAGGTGCCGGTCAGGTTGATCCCCACCACCGTGTCCCACTGCTCGTCGGTGAGCTCCCACACCCGGCCCCAGCCCAACACCCCGGCGTTGGCGACCAGGACGTCCAGCCGGCCGAACTGTTCGACGCCGTCGGCCACCAGCTGCCGCAGCGCGGCGTCGTCGCGGACGTCGGCCTCGCGGGCCAGGATCTTGCGGCCCTCGGCTTCCACCAGGCGCACGGTCTCGCTGAGATCCTCGGACGTGGCCGGCGTGTAGGTCAGGGTGTCGGAGGCCGGCGCGCAGATGTCGAGCGCGATGATGTCGGCGCCTTCCCGGGCGAGGCGCACCGCGTGCGACCGTCCCTGGGCCCGGGCAGCGCCGGTGATGAACGCCACCCGTCCTTGCAATGATCCAGCCTGTCCAGCCACACCGAGCCCCTTCGCCGCGTTATTGACGCCCTGTCGACGAAGCAAGGCTAGCAGCGGAACTGAAACGTGTTCTAACGCGCGGCGACGACGCGGTCCGCCGCCTAGATTTCGGAGATGATTTGGGCCCGTCGGCTGCCGTATTCCTGGTCGGTCAAAGCGCCGCTGGCGCGCAGCGTCTCCAGCTCCTGAAGTCGCTGGGCGATCGACTGCTGCGGCGGCGTGACGACCGGCGCCGGCGCCTGCTGTTCGGCCGCCCGGCGCACCACGGCCTGGATCTGCTGGCGCGGCGCCGGATTCGAGCGGATGTCGACCATCTGGTTGAGCGGAACGTTGTTGGCCTTGAGGATCTGCAGGATCTCCATCAGCGGGCCGGCTTGGCCGCTGAGGTCGTAGGTCTTGTTGTCCTCGGCCAGGGTGAACTGCGCCGGCACCAGCCCGTTGACCAACGCGCTTCGTTCCCAGTCGATTTGGTATTCCTGGGTGGTGGGGTTGACCAGGACCACCAGCTTGCGGGCGGTGAGGTTGCCCAGCCGGGTGACGCTGGCGATGACCCGGTCCTGGCTGTCGAACGGCACCAACCCCACCCCGGCGACGTGCAGGTTCACCTTCACCAGCGGCTGGTCGTTGATCCGGGTGCCCGTCTCGGTCAGCCCCGTGATCTGGGCGAGCGCCAACACCCCGTGCTGCTCGAGCTCGGCCGACTTGGCGGCCGACTTCGCGCCGTAGTTGGCCAGCGCGAGGGCGATCAGGACGTCGGCCACGGTGATCAGCAGGCCGACGTAGAGCATCCACTGCAGCAGGCTGCCGAGCCCCAGGACGAAGTAGACGACCAGGAAGATCGGCCCGACCAGGCCGCCGCACAGCAAAACGACTAACTGAGCCTTCAGGTAGCGTGCGAACACCCGTCTCTCCTCGCCTCACTCCTCGAGAGACTAGGCCGGCTCGGGCATCGCCGGAGAGTACGGCGCCGCCGGTGCCTGACCCGGCGCACCGACCCCGCCGGTCGCGCTTTGCGCCGCGGTCTGCAGCGGGGAGGCGTTCGCCGCCTCGGCGAGGGCATATTGCGTGGAGCCGCCATTCATGAGCTCCACAAACCGCTGATGGAACAACGCCGCCTGGGCGCTGAGTGCCTGATAGGCCTGAGCGTGCGCGCCGAACAGCGCCGCGATGGTGGCCGACACCTCGTCGGCGCCCGCGGCGGGCACGGCTGACGTCGGGGCCAGGGCCGCCGCGTTGGCGGAGGAAATCGACGAGCCGATGTTCGCCAAATCTGTCGCCGCAGCGGTCACATACTCAGGCGTGGCGAATACGAACGACATCCAAACCTCCCGGCCCGACCAGGGGCAGCTGACGTAGCGCCCGGTCATTGAACACAGGCGCAACCAGCTGAAATCGTAACGTGCCGGACGGAGTCCGCCAACACGTTGCCGATGGGGCCCGGGGGGACGCCCCGGGCCCCGCACCGACTCTGCGTCGAAGAGACCTACTTGATGATCTTGACGACCCGGCCGGCGCCGACGGTGCGGCCACCCTCGCGGATCGCGAACCGCAGACCCTCGTCCATGGCGACGGGCTGGATCAGCTTCACCGAGATGTTGGTGTTGTCACCGGGCATCACCATCTCCGTGCCCTCCGGCAGCGTCACCACACCGGTCACGTCGGTGGTGCGGAAGTAGAACTGCGGACGGTAGTTGTTGAAGAACGGCGTGTGCCGGCCGCCCTCGTCCTTGGACAGGATGTAGACCTGGCCCTCGAACTCGGTGTGCGGCGTGGTGGTGCCGGGCTTGACAACGACCTGACCGCGCTCGACGTCCTCGCGCTTGATGCCACGCAGCAGCAGACCGACGTTGTCGCCGGCCTGCCCCTGGTCGAGCAGCTTGCGGAACATCTCCACACCGGTGACTGTGGTCTTGGTGCTGGTGGGCTTGATGCCGACGATCTCGACTTCCTCGTTCACGTTGATCACGCCGCGCTCCACACGACCGGTGACCACGGTGCCGCGGCCGGTGATGGTGAAGACGTCCTCGACGGGCATCAGGAACGGCTTCTCGGTGTCACGGACCGGGTCCGGGATCGACTCGTCGACGGCGTTCATCAGCTCCTCGACGGACTCGACCCACTTCGCGTCGCCCTCGAGCGCCTTCAGGGCCGAGACCCGCACCA
It includes:
- the tuf gene encoding elongation factor Tu; amino-acid sequence: MAKAKFERTKPHVNIGTIGHVDHGKTTLTAAITKVLHDKYPTLNESRAFDQIDNAPEERQRGITINISHVEYQTEKRHYAHVDAPGHADYIKNMITGAAQMDGAILVVAATDGPMPQTREHVLLARQVGVPYILVALNKADAVDDEELLELVELEVRELLAAQEFDEDAPVVRVSALKALEGDAKWVESVEELMNAVDESIPDPVRDTEKPFLMPVEDVFTITGRGTVVTGRVERGVINVNEEVEIVGIKPTSTKTTVTGVEMFRKLLDQGQAGDNVGLLLRGIKREDVERGQVVVKPGTTTPHTEFEGQVYILSKDEGGRHTPFFNNYRPQFYFRTTDVTGVVTLPEGTEMVMPGDNTNISVKLIQPVAMDEGLRFAIREGGRTVGAGRVVKIIK
- a CDS encoding RNA polymerase sigma factor, producing the protein MSAQADHQSDARRALLALYDGALPVVYGYFVRRCGDRDTAEDLTSETFLAAMDAARRSDPPPVSVPWLLGVARHKLADHYRRGQQRFTVPVAEPPEPALEAAGAADGWDAEVDRMVAEAVLARLAEPHRTVLVLRYMDDCSVGQCAELIGRSVHATEALLVRARRAFKQQYPEGGTP
- a CDS encoding D-2-hydroxyacid dehydrogenase family protein; translation: MPKVAILDDYAGAALDLADWSPVRDRCEVTVFDRHLSEAEAADALRPFDVICTVRERMALPRTLIERLPNLRLITIVGRSLPNLDMAAASERGVLVAHSDFAHPRFRSARDATPEFAWGLMIATVRNLAEEHRRMRDGGWQATTGMTLSGKTLGLLGLGRVGRRMAAYAKAFGMDAIAWSQNLTEEAAAAAGARRVEKATLFSESDVVSVHVVLSERTRGLVGRPELALMKPHAYLINTSRGPIVDEAALIDALRAGRIAGAGLDVFDVEPLPPDHPLRSLPNVTLSPHLGYVTREMLSACYEDAVEAVVAWLDGAPIRIANP
- a CDS encoding NAD(P)/FAD-dependent oxidoreductase, which translates into the protein MTEQGIVIVGGGLAAARTAEQLRRSQYAGRITIVSDEVHLPYDRPPLSKEVLRKEVDDVALKPREWYDEKGITLRLGSAATGLDTARQVVMLDDGTELGYDELVIATGLVPRRIPALPDLEGIRVLRSFDESMALREHASAARRAVVIGAGFIGCEVAASLRSLGVEVVLVEPQPTPLAAVLGERIGQLVARLHRDEGVDVRLGVGVAEVRGRGHVDTVVLSDGTELAADLVLIGIGSRPATGWLEGSGVGVDNGVVCDEAGRTSAPNVWALGDVASWRDTTGHQARVEHWSNVADQARVVVPAMLGQDVPSAVVVPYFWSDQYDVKIQCLGEPEATDVVHLVEDDGRKFLAYYERDGVLVGVVGGGMPGKVMKLRAKIAAATPIAEVLG
- a CDS encoding SHOCT domain-containing protein, whose product is MFARYLKAQLVVLLCGGLVGPIFLVVYFVLGLGSLLQWMLYVGLLITVADVLIALALANYGAKSAAKSAELEQHGVLALAQITGLTETGTRINDQPLVKVNLHVAGVGLVPFDSQDRVIASVTRLGNLTARKLVVLVNPTTQEYQIDWERSALVNGLVPAQFTLAEDNKTYDLSGQAGPLMEILQILKANNVPLNQMVDIRSNPAPRQQIQAVVRRAAEQQAPAPVVTPPQQSIAQRLQELETLRASGALTDQEYGSRRAQIISEI
- a CDS encoding mycofactocin-coupled SDR family oxidoreductase, which codes for MAGQAGSLQGRVAFITGAARAQGRSHAVRLAREGADIIALDICAPASDTLTYTPATSEDLSETVRLVEAEGRKILAREADVRDDAALRQLVADGVEQFGRLDVLVANAGVLGWGRVWELTDEQWDTVVGINLTGTWRTLRAAVPAMIEAGNGGSIVVVSSSAGLKATPGNGHYAASKYGLTALTNTLAIELGEYNIRVNSIHPYSVDTPMIEPEAMMEIFAKHPSFVHSFPPMPLQPTGFMTPDEVSDVVVWLAGDASGTLSGTQIPVDKGALKY
- a CDS encoding VOC family protein, with product MSRQDRSDPLSVLHTDDLPVQPDPAFAARLRRRLESASALPDGDDPRPAALPYLSVANARAAIAWYADAFDAVVVGEPIVMADGRIGHAEIMIADGVLYLADEHPEIGLRAPAPNAVSVSLMLHVADTDAALGKARAHGATVERESYENYGTRNATIIDPFGHRWMLSGPTAAPAGIRHGDIGYVSVWTPDAGCAAAFYAHVLGWTYDRVSHRVTNTELPTGISANAGPPTLFCCYAVDDVRAARAAIAGAGGVPGEIRHTDHGTLLDATDPHGVAFAVFEPPAGRKRPELNGSGPGELSYVTYWVPDSAGFRDFYGRVLGWTFEPGQMADGWQVVGTHPMAGAAGGSERPTTVPMWTVSDIDAAVARVREAGGTVAAGPARQPYGVTAECADDQGGRFYLGEF